The Coriobacteriia bacterium genome contains a region encoding:
- the kdpB gene encoding potassium-transporting ATPase subunit KdpB: MTDTRLTDAHERRDKGSRRVAAADPRLVMRAALDAFVKLDPRKMYRNPVMFVVEIGSVITTYYAVKASLARSDEARLFVAIAAWLWFTAFFANLAEAMAEGRGKAQADALRAMKTDTMADLLVDGSIESVPASQLRRDDVVVIVAGGIVPGDGDVIEGIASVDESAITGESAPVIRESGGDRSAVTGGTKVLSDRIVVRITSDPGKTFLDRMIALVEGASRQKTPNEIALDILLIVLTIIFLLVVMTLESFAVYSGVAVPVSVLIALLVCLIPTTIGGLLSAIGIAGMDRLVQRNVLAVSGRAVEAAGDVDTLLLDKTGTITFGNRQAAEFLPVEGVAEQDLADAAQLASLSDETPEGRSIVVLAKRFGIRERHLNPETTSFVPFSASTRMSGVDVDGRCIRKGAADAVEAWVESVGGTPPADLEDLVRSVSERGGTPLVVATDDRALGVVHLKDIVKGGIRERFEQLRAMGIRTVMITGDNPITAAVIAKEAGVDDFLAQATPETKMELIRKEQASGKLVAMTGDGTNDAPALAQADVGVAMNSGTSAAKEAGNMVDLDSDPTKLIEIVAIGKQLLMTRGSLTTFSIANDVAKYFAIIPAMFMVGQPALRPLNVMGLHSPESAILSAVVFNALIIVALIPLALRGVEYRPVGAAALLRRNLLVYGAGGIVLPFVGIKLIDMVLVALRFTG; the protein is encoded by the coding sequence ATGACGGACACGAGACTCACGGATGCGCACGAGAGGCGCGACAAGGGTTCGCGCCGAGTCGCCGCGGCAGACCCGCGACTCGTCATGCGGGCGGCCCTCGATGCGTTCGTCAAGCTCGACCCCCGGAAGATGTACCGCAACCCCGTCATGTTCGTCGTCGAGATCGGGAGCGTCATCACCACGTACTACGCGGTGAAGGCGTCCCTGGCGCGCTCGGACGAGGCGAGGCTGTTCGTCGCGATAGCCGCGTGGCTGTGGTTCACTGCGTTCTTCGCGAACCTCGCCGAGGCGATGGCGGAAGGACGCGGCAAGGCCCAGGCGGACGCGCTGCGCGCGATGAAGACCGACACGATGGCGGACCTGCTCGTCGACGGGAGTATCGAGAGCGTACCCGCTTCGCAGCTGCGCCGGGACGACGTGGTCGTGATCGTGGCGGGCGGGATCGTCCCCGGCGACGGCGACGTCATCGAGGGCATCGCGTCGGTGGACGAATCGGCGATCACCGGCGAGTCGGCCCCGGTCATCCGCGAGAGCGGCGGCGATCGTTCGGCGGTCACCGGGGGCACGAAGGTGCTCTCGGACCGCATCGTCGTGCGCATCACCTCGGACCCGGGCAAGACTTTCCTCGACCGCATGATCGCGCTGGTCGAGGGAGCGAGCCGTCAGAAGACGCCGAACGAGATCGCGCTGGACATCCTGCTCATCGTGCTCACGATCATCTTCTTGCTCGTGGTGATGACGCTCGAATCGTTCGCCGTCTACTCGGGCGTCGCGGTTCCCGTGAGCGTACTGATCGCGCTGCTCGTGTGTCTCATCCCGACCACCATCGGCGGCCTGCTCTCCGCCATCGGGATCGCCGGCATGGACCGACTCGTCCAGCGCAACGTGCTCGCGGTGTCCGGCCGCGCGGTCGAGGCGGCGGGCGACGTCGACACGCTGCTGCTCGACAAGACCGGCACGATCACGTTCGGGAACCGGCAGGCCGCCGAGTTCCTGCCCGTCGAGGGGGTCGCCGAACAGGATCTCGCCGACGCGGCGCAACTCGCGTCGCTGTCCGACGAGACGCCGGAGGGCCGCTCCATCGTGGTGCTCGCCAAGCGGTTCGGCATCCGGGAGCGGCATCTCAATCCCGAGACCACGTCTTTCGTCCCATTCAGCGCCTCGACACGCATGAGCGGCGTGGACGTCGATGGCCGGTGCATCCGCAAGGGCGCCGCCGATGCCGTCGAAGCGTGGGTCGAATCCGTCGGAGGCACGCCCCCCGCGGATCTCGAGGACCTTGTCCGCTCCGTCTCGGAGCGGGGCGGGACGCCTCTCGTGGTGGCGACCGACGATCGGGCCCTGGGCGTGGTGCATCTCAAGGACATCGTGAAGGGTGGGATCCGGGAGCGCTTCGAGCAGTTGCGGGCGATGGGCATCCGCACCGTCATGATCACCGGCGACAACCCGATCACCGCCGCGGTCATCGCCAAAGAGGCGGGGGTGGACGACTTCCTCGCCCAGGCCACGCCCGAGACGAAGATGGAGCTCATCCGGAAGGAGCAGGCCAGCGGGAAGCTCGTCGCGATGACCGGCGACGGCACGAACGACGCTCCGGCGCTGGCGCAGGCGGACGTCGGCGTCGCGATGAACAGCGGGACGAGCGCTGCGAAGGAAGCCGGCAACATGGTCGACCTGGATTCCGACCCGACGAAGCTCATCGAGATCGTAGCCATCGGCAAGCAGCTCCTGATGACCCGCGGCTCGCTCACCACGTTCTCCATCGCCAACGACGTCGCCAAGTACTTCGCGATCATCCCCGCGATGTTCATGGTCGGCCAACCGGCGCTGCGGCCGCTCAACGTCATGGGGCTTCATTCGCCGGAGAGCGCGATACTCTCGGCGGTCGTCTTCAACGCGCTGATCATCGTCGCACTCATCCCGCTCGCGCTGCGCGGTGTCGAGTACCGGCCCGTCGGGGCGGCGGCGCTGCTGAGGCGCAACCTGCTCGTCTACGGCGCCGGCGGCATCGTCTTGCCTTTCGTCGGCATCAAGCTAATCGACATGGTCCTCGTGGCTCTCAGGTTCACGGGTTAG
- the kdpA gene encoding potassium-transporting ATPase subunit KdpA, with protein MPAADLVQLLLFVGLVAAAAVPVGSYLHRVYGAERTFLHPALGWLERAVYRFAGVDSSGEMTWVAYAGSVLIFSFACFVGLFVLLRIQGMLPLNPAHVSGMSSVLAFNTAIAFVTNTDWQAYAGESGASYLTQMLGLTWQNFVSAGVGLSVAVAFARGLTRKGRKGIGNFWVDLTRSCLYVLLPFAFVLAVVLASQGVVQNLGPWTHVTTLEGARQTIAQGPVASQEAIKELGTNGGGFFNANSAHPFENPTPLTNFLEAFAILLLPAGLTHLFGKMAGDVRQGRVLLAAMLVLFVIGLGVVYGSERAGNPNLTRAGADLTASIGRPGGNMEGKEVRFGIAGSAIFVNSTTAASCGAVDAAHDSLTPLAGGMAMLNIVLGEIVFGGVGSGLYGMLVFAIIAVFIAGLMVGRTPEYLGKKIGPVEMKLAMFALLALEAGVLVIAGIGAVYGPALASVANAGPHGLSEILYAASSAVGNNGSAFAGLAADTPFWDIGLGIGMLVGRFLFIIPVLAIAGSMASKKTTPPTSGTFPTNGALFVGLLVGVIVIVGALTFFPVFALGPVLEHALMLAGGTF; from the coding sequence ATGCCCGCCGCCGATCTCGTGCAACTCCTCCTGTTCGTCGGGCTCGTCGCCGCGGCGGCGGTGCCGGTAGGCTCGTATCTCCATCGCGTCTACGGCGCAGAGAGGACGTTCCTGCATCCGGCCCTCGGGTGGCTTGAGAGAGCCGTGTACCGGTTCGCGGGCGTCGACAGCAGCGGGGAGATGACCTGGGTCGCATATGCGGGCTCGGTCCTGATCTTCTCGTTCGCATGCTTCGTCGGCCTCTTCGTGCTCCTGAGGATCCAGGGGATGCTTCCTTTGAACCCGGCGCACGTCTCGGGGATGTCGAGCGTGCTCGCCTTCAACACTGCGATCGCCTTCGTCACGAACACCGACTGGCAGGCATATGCCGGCGAGTCGGGCGCCAGCTACCTGACGCAGATGCTCGGGCTGACGTGGCAGAATTTCGTCTCGGCGGGTGTCGGCCTCTCGGTCGCCGTCGCGTTCGCTCGCGGGCTCACCCGCAAGGGCCGCAAGGGCATCGGCAACTTCTGGGTCGACCTCACGCGGTCGTGCCTCTATGTGCTCCTTCCGTTCGCATTCGTCCTCGCGGTCGTGCTCGCGTCGCAGGGGGTCGTCCAGAACCTCGGCCCCTGGACGCACGTCACGACGCTGGAGGGCGCGCGGCAGACGATCGCCCAGGGTCCGGTCGCATCCCAGGAGGCGATCAAGGAACTCGGCACGAACGGCGGGGGCTTCTTCAACGCGAACTCGGCGCACCCGTTCGAGAACCCCACGCCGCTGACGAATTTCCTCGAGGCTTTCGCGATCCTGCTCCTACCCGCGGGTCTGACGCACCTCTTCGGGAAGATGGCCGGAGACGTGCGTCAGGGCCGGGTGCTCCTGGCGGCGATGCTCGTCCTGTTCGTCATCGGACTCGGCGTGGTCTACGGCAGCGAGCGCGCCGGGAACCCGAACCTGACGCGTGCCGGAGCCGACCTGACGGCCTCGATCGGAAGACCGGGCGGGAACATGGAGGGCAAGGAGGTCCGCTTCGGGATCGCCGGGAGCGCCATCTTCGTCAACTCGACGACCGCCGCCTCGTGCGGCGCGGTCGACGCGGCTCACGACAGCCTCACGCCGCTCGCGGGGGGCATGGCGATGCTCAACATCGTCCTCGGCGAGATCGTGTTCGGGGGTGTGGGCTCGGGGCTCTACGGGATGCTCGTCTTCGCGATCATCGCGGTCTTCATCGCCGGTCTCATGGTGGGCAGGACGCCGGAGTATCTCGGCAAGAAGATCGGGCCCGTCGAGATGAAGCTCGCGATGTTCGCCCTGCTCGCGCTCGAAGCGGGAGTCCTCGTCATCGCGGGCATCGGCGCCGTCTACGGCCCTGCGCTCGCATCGGTCGCCAACGCCGGCCCGCACGGTCTGTCCGAGATCCTGTACGCGGCTTCCTCGGCGGTGGGCAACAACGGGTCCGCGTTCGCCGGGCTCGCCGCGGACACCCCGTTCTGGGACATCGGGCTCGGGATCGGCATGCTCGTGGGCCGCTTCCTCTTCATCATCCCGGTGCTCGCCATCGCCGGCTCGATGGCTTCGAAGAAGACCACGCCGCCGACGTCGGGCACGTTCCCGACGAACGGCGCGCTGTTCGTCGGGTTGCTCGTCGGCGTGATCGTGATCGTCGGGGCGCTCACGTTCTTCCCGGTCTTCGCGCTCGGTCCGGTCCTCGAGCACGCGCTCATGCTCGCCGGCGGGACGTTCTGA
- a CDS encoding potassium-transporting ATPase subunit F, which translates to MNVEDVVVGVVALGVLAYLLWALVNPERL; encoded by the coding sequence GTGAACGTCGAGGACGTCGTCGTCGGCGTCGTGGCTCTCGGCGTGCTCGCGTACCTGCTCTGGGCCCTCGTCAATCCCGAGCGTCTGTGA
- a CDS encoding response regulator transcription factor, producing the protein MGAPERPIRVLVVDDEEQIRRALRSILQARDYEVDLAETAEAALALTAERTPDIVILDLTLPGMSGFEACRRLREWYTGPILVLSVRNADDDKIAALDLGADDYLTKPFSTGELLARLRALLRRAGGADASAKEFRSDDIAIDFAKRTVTVRGGQVHLTRIEFDILEMLARNAGRVVTANMLQDHVWGPEYVGDTQALRVHISHLRRKIEVPGDVPRLIVTEPGVGFRFADRE; encoded by the coding sequence ATGGGTGCACCGGAGCGGCCGATCCGCGTGCTCGTCGTCGACGACGAGGAACAGATCCGCCGCGCACTCCGTTCGATACTCCAGGCCCGCGATTACGAGGTCGATCTCGCCGAGACGGCCGAAGCGGCGCTCGCGCTGACCGCCGAGCGCACCCCGGACATCGTGATCCTCGATCTCACCCTTCCGGGCATGAGCGGCTTCGAGGCATGCCGGCGACTGCGTGAGTGGTACACGGGTCCCATCCTCGTCCTATCCGTCCGCAACGCGGACGACGACAAGATCGCTGCGCTCGACCTCGGCGCCGACGATTACCTCACGAAGCCGTTCTCCACGGGCGAGCTCCTCGCCCGGCTGCGTGCGCTGCTGCGGCGTGCCGGCGGTGCGGACGCCTCCGCGAAGGAGTTCCGCTCGGACGACATCGCGATCGACTTCGCGAAGCGGACGGTGACCGTCCGTGGCGGGCAGGTGCACCTCACGCGTATCGAGTTCGACATCCTCGAGATGCTCGCCCGCAACGCGGGAAGGGTGGTCACGGCGAACATGCTCCAGGATCACGTCTGGGGGCCGGAGTACGTCGGCGACACGCAGGCGTTGCGCGTCCACATCTCTCACCTGCGTCGCAAGATCGAGGTCCCGGGCGACGTGCCGCGCTTGATAGTCACCGAGCCCGGCGTCGGGTTCCGCTTCGCCGATCGCGAGTAA
- a CDS encoding ATP-binding protein: MEWKRVFTAGQGYPFAIAAVLVSVAALVPFRSLLAPTTFMLLCVPVIVTVGSLSGVRASATAAIIAFLLLDFLFVPPYHRLTVASLPEWLALVVFLIVALVSGQQTARLREREQAAVRRQAELELLNGLTFRIASEKSARSTGEFIVSQVTGVLGAERAALYVGDGGGPTLLAEAGRSAGSGDETSFVDWVMRTNKAIGLVPVGGLSAERPPASVPVDEAVPDLVADGVYVPLQTAESIEGVLYARKLPGPLDQAAHEPDLLVAIANLAAASLSRRRLEEEAAHASALREADRLRSTLVSSVSHELKTPLAAATARVTGLVDEGADCSAERVRDELVAVADDLERLNASIGDLLDLSRLESESWRPQFEDHEVSDVLGTVLSRIPAGQRSRLRFELAPDLPAIHVDFAQIARTMHNLVENALAYSPATEPVTVGSRVVGDEIRMWIQDDGPGVSDAEKSRVFEKFYRGEAAAAAPAGTGLGLAIAREIVRSHGGRVWVEDAEPTGARFVVSLPFTHPVSSGGS; this comes from the coding sequence ATGGAGTGGAAGCGCGTCTTCACCGCGGGGCAGGGTTACCCCTTCGCGATCGCCGCCGTCCTGGTGTCGGTCGCCGCGCTCGTGCCGTTCAGGTCCCTCTTGGCTCCGACGACGTTCATGCTGCTGTGCGTCCCCGTCATCGTCACCGTCGGGAGCCTGTCCGGTGTCCGGGCCTCCGCGACGGCTGCGATCATCGCCTTCCTCCTGCTCGACTTCCTCTTCGTCCCGCCCTACCACCGGCTGACTGTCGCCTCGCTGCCGGAGTGGCTCGCGCTCGTGGTCTTCCTCATCGTCGCACTCGTGTCGGGGCAGCAGACGGCGCGGCTGAGGGAGCGCGAGCAGGCCGCCGTCCGCCGTCAGGCGGAACTCGAGCTGCTCAACGGTCTCACCTTCCGCATCGCCTCCGAGAAGTCGGCGCGCTCGACGGGAGAGTTCATCGTGAGCCAGGTGACCGGTGTGCTCGGGGCCGAACGCGCCGCGCTCTACGTCGGCGATGGGGGCGGTCCCACGCTCCTTGCGGAAGCGGGGCGTTCCGCCGGCTCGGGCGACGAGACGTCGTTCGTCGACTGGGTGATGCGGACGAACAAGGCGATAGGGCTCGTGCCGGTCGGCGGACTCTCTGCCGAGCGGCCTCCCGCGTCCGTTCCTGTCGACGAGGCGGTGCCCGACCTCGTGGCCGACGGCGTCTACGTGCCGCTGCAGACGGCCGAGAGCATCGAGGGCGTCCTGTACGCCCGGAAGCTCCCGGGGCCGCTCGATCAGGCGGCGCACGAGCCGGACCTTCTCGTCGCGATAGCCAACCTCGCGGCCGCGTCGCTGTCTCGTAGACGTCTCGAGGAGGAGGCCGCGCACGCATCGGCCCTGCGCGAGGCGGACAGGCTTCGATCCACCCTCGTGTCCTCTGTGTCGCACGAGCTCAAGACGCCCCTGGCCGCGGCGACCGCCCGGGTCACCGGGCTCGTCGACGAGGGCGCGGACTGCTCGGCCGAGCGCGTGCGGGACGAGCTCGTCGCCGTCGCCGACGACCTCGAGCGGCTGAACGCGTCGATCGGCGACCTGCTCGACCTCTCCCGGCTCGAGTCCGAGTCGTGGCGCCCCCAGTTCGAGGACCACGAGGTGAGCGACGTGCTGGGCACGGTCCTGTCCCGTATCCCTGCCGGCCAGCGGTCGCGTCTCCGCTTCGAGCTCGCTCCCGATCTTCCGGCGATCCACGTCGATTTCGCGCAGATAGCGCGAACGATGCACAATCTCGTGGAGAACGCTCTCGCGTACTCACCGGCGACGGAGCCGGTCACGGTCGGCTCGCGAGTGGTCGGTGACGAGATACGCATGTGGATCCAGGATGACGGCCCGGGTGTGAGTGACGCCGAGAAGTCGAGGGTCTTCGAGAAGTTCTACCGCGGTGAAGCCGCCGCGGCCGCGCCGGCCGGCACGGGTCTGGGCCTGGCGATAGCGCGCGAGATAGTCCGCAGCCATGGCGGACGCGTGTGGGTCGAGGACGCCGAGCCGACGGGCGCTCGCTTCGTCGTGTCGCTCCCCTTCACCCATCCCGTCTCGAGTGGAGGTTCCTGA
- the purQ gene encoding phosphoribosylformylglycinamidine synthase subunit PurQ, which yields MRFGVVIFPGSNCEQDVVHAAHMLGFEAEYVWHGDTDLSGFDAVVLPGGFSYGDYIRCGAVARFSPIMGEVVRFAERGGPVLGICNGFQILAEAHLLPGALLRNVGLKFLCRPVRLRVERSACEWLDLEPGTLLTIPINHNEGNFICDEQTLARLEANGQVVLRYCEDDGSVSPESAPNGALDSIAGICNERGNVFGLMPHPERACDPLANGTDGRPFFTSIAKRLAQVAG from the coding sequence ATGCGCTTCGGCGTCGTGATCTTCCCGGGTTCCAACTGCGAGCAGGACGTCGTGCACGCCGCGCACATGCTCGGCTTCGAAGCCGAGTACGTGTGGCACGGCGACACGGACCTCTCCGGGTTCGACGCGGTCGTCCTTCCCGGCGGCTTCTCGTACGGCGACTACATCCGCTGCGGGGCGGTCGCGCGGTTCTCGCCGATCATGGGGGAGGTCGTGCGGTTCGCCGAGCGCGGAGGCCCGGTGCTCGGCATCTGCAACGGTTTCCAGATACTCGCCGAGGCGCACCTGCTGCCTGGGGCGCTCCTGCGAAACGTCGGCCTGAAGTTCCTCTGCCGCCCGGTGCGCCTGCGCGTCGAGCGCAGCGCGTGCGAGTGGCTCGACCTCGAGCCGGGAACGCTGCTAACCATCCCGATCAACCACAACGAAGGCAACTTCATCTGCGACGAGCAGACGCTGGCGCGACTCGAGGCGAACGGGCAGGTCGTGCTCCGCTACTGCGAGGACGACGGCAGCGTGTCGCCGGAGTCGGCGCCCAACGGCGCGCTCGACTCGATCGCGGGGATCTGCAACGAGCGCGGGAACGTCTTCGGGCTGATGCCGCACCCCGAGCGCGCGTGCGACCCGCTCGCGAACGGCACCGACGGGCGCCCCTTCTTCACCAGCATCGCGAAGCGCCTCGCACAGGTGGCGGGGTAG
- the purS gene encoding phosphoribosylformylglycinamidine synthase subunit PurS, with translation MARYEVFVTYKHGIFDPPGATAERALVNLGYSEVSSVRIGKYIRIEVADATSEARVREMCEKLLANPVIEDFRIETAEEV, from the coding sequence ATGGCGAGGTATGAGGTCTTCGTGACGTACAAGCACGGCATCTTCGATCCGCCCGGCGCCACAGCGGAGCGCGCGCTCGTGAACCTGGGCTACTCCGAGGTCTCTTCGGTGAGGATCGGCAAGTACATACGCATCGAGGTGGCCGACGCCACGTCCGAGGCGCGGGTGCGCGAGATGTGCGAGAAGCTGCTGGCCAACCCCGTCATCGAGGATTTCCGCATCGAGACCGCCGAGGAGGTCTAG
- a CDS encoding phosphoribosylaminoimidazolesuccinocarboxamide synthase, whose amino-acid sequence MMRPDAQGKVRDLYDLGDELLIVATDRLSAFDVVLPDPIPHKGEVLTRLSLYWLDLLSGIVANHLVSADVADFPEPFRSHADELRGRSMLVRKASVFPVECIVRGYLAGSGWAEYRRAGTVCGVELPPGLRESDRLPEPMFTPSTKAELGTHDENISFERMAAIVGDGHAEALRSTALAVYGAARDHAAERGIVIADTKFEFGLVDGVLTLVDEVLTPDSSRFWPADAYEPGHGQPSFDKQYVRDQLEASGWDKTPPAPTLPADVIARTSEKYVQAFELITGSTFVPEGT is encoded by the coding sequence ATGATGAGGCCGGACGCGCAAGGCAAGGTGCGCGACCTCTACGACCTCGGTGACGAGCTCCTCATCGTCGCGACCGATCGGCTCAGCGCTTTCGACGTCGTGCTCCCCGACCCGATCCCGCACAAGGGGGAGGTCCTCACCAGGCTCTCCCTGTACTGGCTCGATCTCCTCTCCGGCATCGTGGCGAACCACCTGGTCTCGGCCGACGTCGCCGACTTCCCCGAGCCGTTCCGCTCGCACGCGGACGAGCTGCGCGGCCGGTCGATGCTCGTGAGGAAGGCGTCGGTCTTCCCGGTCGAGTGCATCGTGCGAGGCTATCTCGCGGGCTCCGGCTGGGCCGAGTACCGTCGCGCCGGGACGGTGTGCGGCGTCGAACTCCCCCCCGGCCTGCGCGAGTCCGACAGGCTGCCCGAGCCGATGTTCACGCCGTCCACCAAAGCCGAGCTCGGGACGCACGACGAGAACATCTCCTTCGAGCGGATGGCCGCCATCGTCGGCGACGGGCACGCCGAGGCGCTACGGTCGACGGCGCTGGCGGTCTACGGCGCCGCGCGCGACCACGCAGCGGAGAGGGGCATCGTCATCGCCGACACGAAGTTCGAGTTCGGGCTCGTCGACGGCGTGCTCACCCTCGTCGACGAGGTCCTCACCCCCGATTCGTCCCGTTTCTGGCCGGCCGACGCCTACGAGCCCGGTCACGGTCAGCCTTCCTTCGACAAGCAGTACGTGCGCGATCAGCTCGAGGCGAGCGGTTGGGACAAGACGCCTCCAGCGCCGACGCTTCCAGCCGACGTGATCGCGCGCACGAGCGAGAAGTACGTGCAGGCCTTCGAACTGATCACCGGCAGCACCTTCGTGCCGGAAGGGACGTGA
- a CDS encoding aminotransferase class IV, which translates to MSAVPVALRETCRVVAGAVPLWPWHRARLAAGGCAEETLALVDEAVAAAAGGAGGEGSSRMRLSVTVGADGTIETAVSRRLSSLDVPGGPVPVLVRVDVPAELPPGAAKPADRAPWDAAQRAAGAAGGHQAVIVGPDGLVIDGGSATVWAVLGGVARTPPSPPAVAGVARALLLEKAPGLGVEVEVGPLSAEELDSASEVFFTNAFGGAVAARGRGGEVLRAFDGALRAVWG; encoded by the coding sequence GTGAGCGCTGTCCCGGTCGCGCTGCGCGAGACTTGCCGTGTCGTCGCAGGGGCGGTGCCCCTGTGGCCGTGGCACCGGGCGAGGCTCGCGGCCGGCGGGTGCGCTGAAGAGACACTCGCGCTCGTGGACGAGGCCGTCGCCGCCGCGGCCGGCGGGGCCGGCGGGGAGGGCTCGAGCCGGATGCGCCTGTCGGTCACGGTCGGCGCCGACGGGACGATCGAGACGGCGGTCTCGCGCCGCCTCTCCTCGCTCGACGTGCCGGGCGGACCCGTGCCGGTGCTCGTGCGCGTCGACGTTCCCGCGGAGTTGCCGCCGGGCGCGGCGAAGCCCGCCGACCGCGCGCCGTGGGACGCCGCGCAGCGGGCGGCGGGAGCGGCCGGCGGCCACCAGGCGGTGATCGTCGGCCCCGACGGTCTGGTCATCGACGGCGGCAGTGCGACGGTATGGGCGGTCCTGGGCGGCGTCGCACGCACGCCGCCGTCGCCGCCCGCGGTCGCCGGGGTCGCCCGCGCCCTCCTTCTCGAGAAGGCCCCGGGTCTCGGTGTCGAGGTCGAGGTCGGGCCGTTGAGCGCGGAGGAACTCGACTCCGCGAGCGAGGTCTTCTTCACGAACGCGTTCGGCGGGGCCGTCGCGGCCCGCGGACGCGGCGGAGAGGTGCTGCGCGCGTTCGACGGCGCGTTGCGTGCCGTCTGGGGCTAA
- the mscL gene encoding large-conductance mechanosensitive channel protein MscL: MFKEFKEFAIKGNALDLAIGVVIGAAFGAIVNSLVNDVIMPPIGLLLGKVDVANLFVVLQNGTKAPGPYGSLAAAKDAGAITLNYGAFVSTIVTFVIVTFSIFLVVKVINRLRRTREAEEPTTKPCPFCLTQVPLEATRCPACTSEVSVS, translated from the coding sequence ATGTTCAAGGAGTTCAAGGAGTTCGCGATCAAGGGCAATGCTCTTGACCTCGCCATAGGTGTGGTTATCGGTGCGGCATTCGGCGCGATCGTGAACTCGCTGGTCAACGACGTGATCATGCCTCCGATCGGTCTCTTGCTCGGCAAGGTCGACGTCGCGAACCTCTTCGTCGTGCTCCAGAACGGGACGAAGGCGCCGGGTCCGTACGGCTCGCTCGCCGCGGCCAAGGACGCCGGAGCGATCACGCTCAACTACGGCGCGTTCGTCAGCACCATCGTGACCTTCGTCATCGTCACCTTCTCGATCTTCCTCGTCGTCAAGGTGATCAACAGGCTGCGGCGCACGAGGGAGGCGGAGGAGCCGACGACCAAGCCGTGCCCGTTCTGCCTCACGCAGGTCCCGCTCGAGGCGACGCGCTGTCCGGCCTGCACGTCCGAGGTATCGGTATCCTAG
- a CDS encoding glycosyltransferase family 2 protein translates to MAISIAVAAGCTLWLGMGAFGISHLLQLRSLARAVPEEPSRWPRVSVIVAARDEATDCEAALRSRLADDYPDLEVVFVDDRSTDGTGEIAARVAAEDPRVRVVRVETLPAGWLGKVNALAHGVAVADGEWFLFSDADVYVASGGLRRAIAHAEADGLDMLALVPEYASKDLLVNVVWTVFLRVMMLVLSPRAIRDPRRKTSLGSGAFNLVRRSAFERTPGFEWLRLETADDMALAMMVKGAGGRLETMDGRGIARVEIYRSAAEFFRGIEKNGGTTAAHPWRFTFGMAVLLAVEYSPFLALAIGPAWMRALGAVALVVATVTDVLALRINTGRIAPALMWPLGTLLFVAGTLRATWLVHRRGGVLWRGTFYPLAEIHSQRRFRF, encoded by the coding sequence GTGGCTATCTCGATCGCCGTCGCCGCGGGCTGCACGCTGTGGCTCGGCATGGGCGCCTTCGGTATCTCTCACCTGCTGCAGCTGCGCTCTCTCGCTCGTGCGGTCCCGGAAGAACCATCGCGCTGGCCACGTGTCTCGGTGATCGTCGCGGCCCGCGACGAGGCGACCGACTGCGAGGCGGCGCTCCGGTCGCGTCTGGCGGACGACTACCCCGACCTCGAGGTCGTCTTCGTCGACGACCGCTCCACCGACGGCACGGGCGAGATCGCCGCGCGCGTCGCGGCCGAGGATCCGCGGGTGCGTGTCGTGCGTGTCGAGACGCTGCCGGCGGGATGGCTCGGAAAGGTCAACGCCCTCGCGCATGGCGTCGCCGTGGCCGACGGCGAGTGGTTCCTGTTCTCCGACGCCGACGTCTACGTGGCCAGCGGCGGCCTCCGGCGCGCGATCGCGCACGCGGAGGCGGACGGTCTCGACATGCTCGCGCTGGTTCCCGAGTACGCGTCGAAGGACCTGCTGGTGAACGTGGTGTGGACTGTGTTCTTGCGTGTGATGATGCTCGTGCTCAGCCCGAGAGCGATCCGCGACCCGCGCAGGAAGACCTCGCTCGGCTCGGGCGCCTTCAACCTCGTGCGGCGCAGCGCGTTCGAGCGGACTCCCGGCTTCGAGTGGCTGCGCCTCGAGACCGCCGACGACATGGCCCTCGCGATGATGGTCAAGGGCGCGGGCGGACGACTCGAGACGATGGACGGGCGAGGCATCGCGCGGGTCGAGATCTACCGCAGCGCTGCGGAGTTCTTCCGGGGGATCGAGAAGAACGGCGGCACGACCGCCGCCCATCCATGGCGTTTCACCTTCGGCATGGCCGTCTTGCTCGCCGTGGAGTACTCGCCGTTCCTCGCGCTCGCGATCGGCCCGGCCTGGATGCGTGCGCTCGGCGCTGTCGCGCTCGTGGTCGCGACCGTGACCGACGTGCTCGCTCTGCGCATCAACACCGGCCGCATCGCGCCGGCGCTGATGTGGCCGCTCGGGACGCTGCTCTTCGTCGCCGGGACCCTTCGCGCCACCTGGCTTGTCCACAGGCGCGGCGGCGTTCTCTGGCGCGGGACGTTCTACCCGCTCGCCGAGATCCACTCGCAGCGACGCTTCCGGTTCTGA